TATCCCACGCCCATTAAACCAAATTATGGCTGGCCATATAAATTGAAGAGCTTTGAAAGACAACCTGCTGTATTTAGCGAACCGATGTTCAATTCAAACCTCTTGCGTGGTCAGTTATCTTGGAACAGGTTCCCGTCGCCACGGCCGGCGTCATTTAGCTTACGACTGCCTTACAACATTGAAAGAGGTATGACAAAATCTTTTACACATATTtgatattacaattaaaaaaagttatatttaaagagATTGGCATAGATAAGTTTACCAGACCAACTCTGCAATTTATCTCTATAAAGAATCGCCAACTACGCACAAACTATAGTATCTTCATCGTACCAACATTTTTCTATTCGGGAGtactttgatttataatactttgaaACGTGTTCttaaatcgtttaaaaaatttgcaattaaaaactttaagcGTTAAGATCAACCATTTCTTAGAAAATATCGCgagtagtttatttttattttttatataatgcatttattaattttcctttttttatattgtcacAGTAACTTTATACAATTCAatagacaatttattaaatttttacttacaaaatttaaactaagaacataatattacataaaaagaaGACAGTATAAAAcctaaacctttttataaaaaataatgaataatgcaaCCCTTGTAAATTCAGCCAGTATGCAATTAAATAGATGGGTCTGCTAGTCTGCTAGCAATTGCGGCCGCTAGCTTTTTATGTTATCCCGAATCCTGAATCCTGAAGTCTACGACTACTGCTACTCTTGGAATTAACTGTACcgttatgtaataattatagagGATCGGTGTCCGTGCTCTGGCAAATCAGTGTCAGTCGATTATTCTTGCACCAACTTACTACCCTGCTGTAATCGTAGACAACCTCTAGCGGTATTTATCGGCAATGATAATTTAAGTCGTCCGCGTATAGCAAACATCTTCTAGAAACTAAAATTCTAATGGTTCGAAATGCTCTTTTATGGATTTAATCCAGCATATTCAAGGTACTGCTCCCCATCCTTTATCCTCCTCCTATTATCAGGTGAGCTCGAGGAGCTACGAGGAGCAcgtattacatttaaaaaatgcgtCATGCAGTTACATGTAATTGATTCGATTTATGGCAAACTTGTCCTGACGCGGAGAAGCCGACTTTTGCAAGAGCACATCATTATCAACCATGTCAAATGCTTTTCGTATGTCAAAGTAAGCCGCATCAACTTGTTCTCCAATATCCACAACTGGTACTATTAAACAGCTCAATTAAATTTCTCTTCTAATCCATGTTGGGAGTCAAAGAGCTGAGAGCACATTGTCGAGATTGTACATTTGAAGCGCTGACTCTCACCCCAACTCATAAAATCCTCGTCTGCAATGGCTTTCTCAACGTCTAGCTTCGGCTTTTGTGTGACATAGAACGAgctaaaataattagaaaattccTCTAAACTTTCATCAAACgagaataattaatatctcAAGAAGAATATCAAGCGAAAGAATACTTCGTGAGGAAGCCGCATTGTACTCCAAAACCGTCTGCAatcaaaattgaaaaatttcaACGGTGACCTAGCAAAGTCTCGCCTAGGCACTGATAAACGTTTGTGGAACCTTATAACTGAAATATTGCTGATCGTCTTCTGTTTGGTCGGGCAGATAATCGGCGTCTGAAAATTGAAGTTTAAAACCACGAAAAACTTCAACGACGCGCTTATGAAATATATGGGGGAGATGGGGAGGGGCCAAACATTATGCTATCTGGAACTTTCCATTCCCTTCCCTAATCATTAAGAGATCAATACGGGGTGTTTTAACAGAAGTTGTAGAACCTTTGACCTATTGACGGGTAGTGTAATCAAAAAAGCCAATAAAAGATGGCCGCTATAGAAATGCAACGAAAATTTACCAAATTTTCCACGAAATGCCCAAGATTTGACACGGAATAAAAAGTGTGGAATCGCCATTATATGTAGAAGGAGTTATTTTCAACCACTTGTGTCTTTAAATTTCACCAGGGTGCTTgagatgaaaaattaaaaaaaaactagtataGCTGAGTTGAAGTTGGATTACTTAATTTTACGATTTTCAATGCTTCCAGAAGCCACCCCATCTAGCGTGCAGCCCGCGCAATTATAACCTAGACATAAAACAATTGGCGGGAACACAGCGCATTTGACTGAgaatttcaaaacattttaaccTTCCACAAATACTGCAAATACGGAATTCAGTCATTAACAAGAAGTAGTTCCTAGATTCCTACTGAACGCGATAAAACCTTTATGTCGCAGGCCAAGTGCGGCTCAGCGCCCTGCGCAGCCTCGATGGATAGATGTTGATAGATAGCGTTGGACTAAGTATTTGAAAGCATTATAACATAGTATTGCCATTGCGGAATTCCCTCCCTTCTTGGGTATATGATCTATTTCTTTAATTCATATTGTATGTGACATCAAGCCCTTCACAGCCAACTCGCGGGCCGTGCGGTCCAGAACGCCGCGCAACCACTACATAAGTAATTTGTTGGGAGCTATATAGTTTATTGTGATTAAATGCTCAAAAGCATTATTGTAATGTACACTAATAGGTAGGTAGTAGGTTGCTCCTATTTTTCCCTAGGAGTTGTGACCTCTTCTTCTAATTCATAGGTAATGTGGCCTCTGACCCCTCCCCTACACACGATTTTCGTTTCACACACCGACAACTTAGGACTAAGCTCGATCTACGATTGATCATGCAACACTGAGACAATGACGCAGTATGAAAATATTAGCCAAACGTATCGTTATATAACTAGCAAGTcacaaaattgttaaaaacttaACAGCCTAAAATTTCCTGAAAACAATCGCGTACTAGCGATAACGctataacatattttgcatttactatagtgaaataaaatataaataaattacaagaaATTCTCATATGCACTCGCATATTAAGGAATTCATTATGTACAGTTACGCCTATAGCACGAACTAGTGACCGGACAATACTTCGTAGGGATGaacgtttgttttttttaatgttacgaATAACATACAGTCCATTTTACTCAGGGAAAATGGAACATTCTAAGTTTAcagaaaagttctctaactagtggaaaaatcaaGAAACTTTGCAATcaacccgtcttcgtaacactatattttgtatggacaACAAATATGGGGTActaattggaacattcatttgtgccgcgggcgggcgTTTTCGTGTACGTCAGaaaggatatctgttctcgtcgcctcagGACACTTGAAGGACTGTGATGACCATCCACGATTCTATGCAGGCACACATAGCGGAAATGACGAACCGAATCAACTTATCGAGCACATTCAAACGGCTACAGAGTCGCTGCTCGAAAGGATTCCCAAAGTCAAAGTCGTAATACTTGTCAATTTTAACGCCCACCATGCCCATTGGCTCGGctctgaaaccaccgatcatgcgggaagatcctttcctTAGCTTACGACTTGGCGCAATAgaccctgcgattacgcgaacaCCAGGTCTGGATGGTCATAAAGCCTCTTTGTTAGAACTTCTGCTGACTTCCGGAGTGGTGGTGGTGGttaccaagtctctgttgacccgccctTGGATTCACCgtatcattgtgtggtccggagcaTTATGCCGTTCACACGGCCTCGCTTCGCGGGCTGTCGCCGCgtgtggcactataagtcagcagattgggatgggatgcggtaaTTTTTTCCTACATTTGggggcccatttgcttttcgtCCAGTACTCCAGATGCCATCTCTCGCTGACTCTTTTGCCGAGGTGGTCTTGCAgggtataaaaaattaccatGGAAAGTGATGAGAGGTGTTGTTCTTGTGACTTTTTTTTTGGTCATCGGACGTAAAGGCAgattacaaaataccatccgtatcaccttgacgtccttCGTTCCATAACTGaacgtttcttaaggcaatttctGTCGCGCACcaacactatgtggaaccagctgcccactgaagtatttccgaaccaattcgacttagggttcttcaagaaaagagcgtaccaatacttaaaaggccggcagcgcgcttgcgagccttctcgCTGTACGAGAGTCTATGgccggcggtatcacttaacatggtgagcctcctgcccgtctggctcctgtaacataaaattaaaaaagaaacttaTGGAATAGACCGTGCCGATACCTAGCGATAAAAATTGTTGCTAAAAGTATTTGGcggaataataatatttaatgacttCGAGACagaatgtattatattaaaaaattaaataattgtgataAATAAAGGCGATATAAtcctgttataatttttttttttaatctacgaattttttcaaaacaaataagatAGCAGGCcataaatgattaaaaaccAATCCTATTACAGATAGTAATTATATCATTAGAGCAACGAATTCAATCAATCTTTATCGCTATCGAGGGACAGTGCAAATAAAAcagcaaaatttaattttcgagCCATGTTATAGAtactttcaattaatttatttcacaaaattGATACATTATCATAATTTAGTATTCGAAAAGAGATTGATATCTTGATGTTGTCAATTGTTCTGATTTATTATGTTACTCGCAAATGCAATTAAAGATTCTTAAACAatgcataaaaacaattacaaaatcCATACAGCCCAGAAACTTTCGAGACTACTTTCGAGAAAAGcatgtgtaataaaatatagatttgaaTCTAAgcaaaagaaattaatttcctatattttaaaaaatatagtacttTGACAATTATTACGAGGCTTTTCGACGGTTTGAAATTGAGAGCCCAACACTTAGACGTAAGAGAAAGCATACATAATGTTTCTACATGGCTTATGGAACAAGTATATTGCCTGCCCGAAttgcttaaaatattaaacttaaatgtaCCCGATTATAGAACTCATCAAAGTGAGCTGTTTTCcccattttctttattttggtaaagtaaattattataagtaaattggcctttagtttaaaattttgcaataGCATTGctcttaaaaaacaatattgtaattCGTCGTCATTACAATAAAGGTCAAAGGTACAACTCCACAAAGTCACCTATAcccattattatatttggtaGGCGCATTTATGTTTGTCAAtttcaatgtaaaattatattttatggatCAAGTAGGTCCCGGCGTTATAACCAAATTTTAGCTACCTAGAGCGAGACAAATTTAGGTATTCTCATAATTATTAAGCCTAACAGAAATAGATTATAGATAGATAGTATGTATTATCgcttaaaatttcaattatcCATATAATATCATGAAGGCGGATCAGGAAttactcatttaataataaaaatacaacaagTAACATTTGATAATAAAGCAATAAGcaaacaattacacttatCGAAGTTCTACAATCAATCAGACCCGATAACTTTGCAATTGGAACAAGACAAAAATTTtcgataaaaatgtttatccCCGTCTTTAGATTAAGTGAGTTTTTGGAGTCGTCCTCAGTTTATTATACTTATctgtaatttatgttattttacttaCTGAAAAATCGTATTTGCTTACAAGAATTTAGAAGTAGTAGAGAAGTGGGAATGTCACGAAGAAAACTAATGTGACTCAAATAAGTGCTTTCCGCATGTGAATTGgccataaaatgttttgttccaaaaaaatgatttcttaaacttttaaataacccttctcataattgtatttaattaatttgaataaaatcaataaataaatgtagaaGCCTTGAAATAACGTTATAATGAATAACCCAAAtgccaaattcaaattaatctAGTTTAATCGAGCAAttcgataaattaaattgctaagtcataattattttattatcaaattatctttttttattatatgagtGGTGTGCTCTCTTTATACCTACCTTATAGAAATTTCAGAATGGTTTTGGTTTTTTATATCTAACATACCTCCGGTCTAGGACTAAGATaagaagataattttaaaaggttttcacggatatatgttatattaaccTTAGAGTTTCTttgataagaaaaaatataatatgcagttggataatagttttataaaaaataacactaaTAAGCAAATTTacatcattaatttaaaatcaacattaagaaaatatacgtATCCTTCCTTTGAGTCACGAAACTAAAATCATGGGCATGCTGAAGCCAGATCTAAGCGTGAAAAGCAGCGATTCAAGGTTTACTAGAGCGAGCACACAACTCTTgctaaaatcttttaaagtaTAAGCAAAGGTAGATTtagtaaaactattaaattttactttcatCCCTCTCGTAGCTGGCATAACACGTCGAATCGTTACGTTTGCTAAGCTATTTGGTAGACACACTTTGATGCAGTAATAAGAAAGCgatgttatgtttttattttatttttaatttctcacGTAAATGACATAAGAGACCTCATTGAACtcgtacaaatataatatatactttttgcaTTACACTTAAACATCTAATTAGGTGTAAGGAACgatgtatttttaaagcaGAAATTGCTTTCCTAGTTTTGGtatcaaaaaaattacgatcCAATTGTGATTTTGCTTGTAGACAAGTTCGATGATTTACTACGCAACgggtagtatatatataataattatttcgtgTTTGTGTCAATTTGTGTTTCTGATTAGCACAAATTTATCAAACAGTTTCTTTCGGTCTGTGCCTATACCAACATCATTAGTAAACGTACGATTCCGTTGACAGCGTCGTGCTGCAGTCCTTGGTGGGGCGTGGGAGGAAGAAGAAAAGGGGGGCAGGTGAGATTTAGCGCTGCGCAAACGGGTGCTCTTGAACGGAGGTTTAGTGCAAGTAAATACCTGAGTCCTGATGAGAGAAGAGCATTGGCTTCATCGCTAAGACTAAGCGACAGACAAGTAAgacaatattaagttttagtaTAAAAGAACGAAGAACTATTTTAGCTAAGCAGGAATACATATTGTTATTCTAATTGATATCAGTTCAGTCAGGTCTCATCATTCAAAATAGGCTTTGGAAACGACGACCTTAATGATCTGACaaagatgtttttttaagttt
This is a stretch of genomic DNA from Pieris brassicae chromosome 1, ilPieBrab1.1, whole genome shotgun sequence. It encodes these proteins:
- the LOC123713715 gene encoding hematopoietically-expressed homeobox protein hhex; the protein is MCACRQKKSSFFIKDILCKDKKVIDNGDTGKDVHTNTNIRTGVPELDIEHRRNTFPVYPTPIKPNYGWPYKLKSFERQPAVFSEPMFNSNLLRGQLSWNRFPSPRPASFSLRLPYNIERASCCSPWWGVGGRRKGGQVRFSAAQTGALERRFSASKYLSPDERRALASSLRLSDRQVKTWFQNRRAKWRRTTSECSDPGSPSSANEESEDDVLISDP